A window of the Arachis duranensis cultivar V14167 chromosome 5, aradu.V14167.gnm2.J7QH, whole genome shotgun sequence genome harbors these coding sequences:
- the LOC107490221 gene encoding profilin-1, whose translation MAKSTDGSVWAQSSNFPQFKPEEIIAIMNDFAEPGSLAPTGLYLGGTKYMVIQGEPGAVIRGKKGPGGVTIKKTNQALIIGIYDEPMTPGQCNMIVERLGDYLIDTGL comes from the exons ATGGCAAAAAGTACTG acgGCAGTGTTTGGGCTCAGAGCTCTAATTTCCCTCAG TTCAAGCCAGAGGAAATTATTGCTATCATGAACGACTTCGCTGAGCCTGGATCGCTCGCCCCGACAGGGTTGTACCTCGGTGGCACCAAATACATGGTTATCCAAGGTGAACCCGGAGCTGTCATTCGAGGGAAGAAG GGTCCTGGTGGTGTTACCATTAAGAAGACGAATCAGGCGTTGATCATCGGAATCTACGATGAGCCAATGACTCCAGGGCAGTGCAACATGATTGTTGAAAGGCTGGGTGATTATCTCATTGATACGGGTCTTTAA
- the LOC107490335 gene encoding profilin-2: MSWQTYVDEHLMCDIDGSGQHLTAAAIIGHDGSIWAQSSSFPQIKPQEVTDIMKDFDEPGHLAPTGLHIAGVKYMVIQGEPGAVIRGKKGSGGITIKKTGQALVFGVYEEPVTPGQCNMVVERLGDYLVDQGL; encoded by the exons atgtcgTGGCAAACTTACGTGGATGAGCACTTGATGTGCGACATTGACGGCTCCGGCCAACATCTCACCGCCGCCGCCATCATCGGCCACGACGGCTCCATCTGGGCTCAAAGCTCTTCCTTCCCTCAG ATTAAGCCTCAGGAGGTTACTGATATCATGAAGGATTTTGATGAGCCCGGTCATCTTGCTCCTACTGGTTTGCACATTGCGGGCGTAAAATACATGGTAATTCAGGGAGAGCCTGGAGCTGTCATCCGTGGGAAGAAG GGATCTGGAGGCATCACCATAAAGAAAACCGGGCAAGCTCTAGTTTTCGGCGTCTATGAGGAACCAGTTACTCCTGGACAATGCAACATGGTTGTTGAGAGGTTGGGAGATTACCTCGTTGATCAGGGTCTGTAG
- the LOC107490334 gene encoding glucan endo-1,3-beta-glucosidase 13 translates to MKRASSFIFAASLFLLLLDCCSGSFVGICYGRNADDLPTPDKVAKLVQLHQIKYLRIYDSNIQVLKAFANTGVELMIGVPNSDLLPFSQFQTNADTWLKNSILPYYPAAKITYITVGAEVTESSNNVSALVVPAMNNVLTALKKAGLHKKIKVSSTHSLGVLSRSFPPSAGAFNSNHAHFLKPLLEFLAENQSPFMIDIYPYYAYRDSPNKVSLDYALFESSSEVIDPNTGLLYTNMFDAQVDAIYFALTALNFRTIKVMVTETGWPSKGSPKEKAATPDNAQTYNTNLIRHVINDTGTPAKPGEELDVYIFSLFNENRKPGLESERNWGLFYPDETKVYSLDFTGKDAAVDFTSGANGTRTSNGTTWCIASSKASQADLQNAIDWACGSGNVDCTAIQPSQPCFEPDNLVSHASYAFNSYYQQNGASDVACSFGGSGVIVDKDPTYDNCIYMRTGINTTVTSNTTAISSTSTSTPTPTASSSSGRQIFTWISSSLLLTFISLV, encoded by the exons ATGAAAAGGGCCTCTAGCTTCATCTTTGCTGCTTCACTATTCCTTCTGCTTCTGG ATTGTTGCTCTGGGAGTTTTGTTGGGATCTGCTATGGAAGAAATGCTGATGATCTTCCAACACCTGACAAGGTAGCAAAGCTGGTTCAACTTCACCAAATCAAGTATCTTAGAATCTATGATTCCAACATACAGGTTCTTAAGGCTTTTGCAAACACTGGGGTCGAACTCATGATTGGGGTTCCGAATTCAGACTTGCTGCCATTCTCCCAGTTCCAAACCAATGCAGACACTTGGCTGAAGAATAGCATCCTTCCTTACTATCCGGCTGCAAAGATCACATACATAACTGTCGGCGCAGAAGTCACAGAAAGTTCCAACAATGTTTCTGCACTAGTAGTGCCTGCAATGAATAATGTCCTCACTGCACTAAAGAAAGCAGGACTTCATAAGAAGATAAAGGTCTCCAGCACTCATTCCCTCGGCGTTCTGTCTCGGTCATTCCCACCTTCGGCTGGGGCTTTTAATAGCAACCATGCTCATTTCCTCAAGCCACTGCTAGAATTCTTAGCAGAGAATCAGTCACCTTTTATGATTGATATATATCCTTATTATGCTTACAGAGATTCCCCGAACAAAGTGTCGTTGGACTATGCTTTGTTTGAGTCATCCTCTGAAGTTATTGATCCAAACACTGGTTTGCTGTATACAAACATGTTTGATGCTCAGGTTGATGCTATTTATTTCGCGCTGACGGCCTTAAATTTCAGAACAATTAAGGTTATGGTCACTGAAACAGGTTGGCCTTCGAAAGGTTCGCCTAAAGAGAAAGCCGCCACACCTGATAATGCACAAACTTATAACACAAATCTGATAAGGCATGTAATCAATGACACCGGCACCCCTGCAAAGCctggagaagagttagatgttTACATTTTCTCATTGTTCAACGAAAACAGGAAGCCTGGTTTGGAATCCGAGAGGAACTGGGGACTATTTTATCCGGATGAGACGAAAGTTTACAGCCTTGATTTCACCGGAAAAGATGCTGCTGTTGACTTCACTAGTGGTGCGAATGGAACCAGAACAAGTAATGGAACAACATGGTGCATTGCTTCGAGTAAGGCCTCGCAAGCTGACTTGCAGAATGCCATAGATTGGGCATGTGGTTCTGGCAATGTGGATTGCACTGCTATCCAGCCAAGCCAGCCGTGCTTCGAGCCGGATAACCTGGTCTCGCACGCATCGTATGCTTTTAATAGCTATTACCAGCAAAATGGGGCTTCAGATGTTGCTTGTAGTTTTGGAGGGTCTGGTGTTATAGTTGATAAGGATCCAA CCTATGACAACTGCATCTACATGAGAACCGG AATCAATACAACTGTTACAAGTAATACAACAGCAATATCTTCAACTTCAACTTCAACTCCAACTCCAACTGCATCATCTTCTTCTGGGAGACAAATTTTCACATGGATTTCCAGCTCTCTTCTATTAACCTTTATCTCCCTCGTATAG